A single window of Gossypium hirsutum isolate 1008001.06 chromosome A10, Gossypium_hirsutum_v2.1, whole genome shotgun sequence DNA harbors:
- the LOC107915186 gene encoding LOW QUALITY PROTEIN: 65-kDa microtubule-associated protein 5 (The sequence of the model RefSeq protein was modified relative to this genomic sequence to represent the inferred CDS: inserted 1 base in 1 codon; deleted 1 base in 1 codon) has product MTTLPPSLSPSRSQTTCASLLQELQIIWDEIGESDGERDKMLLELEQECLNIYRRKVEMTRRCKADLHNSLAQFESEIAKIVSSLGEHSFSFSRGKGTLKHQISYIRPVLEELRSKKKQRVKEFTETQSQIAKIVQQIVHGQSMMSSDPQVDERDLTVKKLXELKSHLQELQNEKIIRLQKVDSHISMIHELSVLMPFDFLKTVSGIHSSLIDSANGQSRSISNDTLAKLTGVVNSLQQEKQKRLQKLQCLGSTLIELWDLLDTPPDERKRFEHVTSLISSSVDEVLRQGSLGLDIIEQVELQVQSLNVLKASKMKELVLKRQNELEEIYRGVHVDVNSDAARQILINLIESDNVDLSNLLSSMDDQIAKAKQEALSRKDILDKVDKWKHASEEEKWLDDYEKDENRYSAGRGVHKNLKRAEKARILVSKLPSIVEHLTAKVKAWELEKGIPFLYDKASLLDMLEEYTMLRQAREDEKRRSREQKRLQEQFAAEQEALFGSRPKKPLAQTNATVGTPTSRRVSTPSGKHGVSNLKERRETGRVNNVIPLNFVALPKDDPMSRGN; this is encoded by the exons GATGGAGAAAGAGATAAGATGCTTTTGGAATTGGAGCAAGAATGCTTGAATATTTATAGAAGAAAAGTTGAAATGACAAGAAGGTGCAAGGCCGATTTGCATAACTCTTTGGCTCAATTTGAATCCGAAATCGCCAAAATCGTCTCCTCCCTCGGCGAGCATTCCTTCTCCTTCTCAAGG GGAAAGGGCACTCTCAAGCATCAAATATCTTATATAAGACCTGTTTTGGAGGAGTTGAGGTCGAAGAAGAAGCAAAGAGTGAAGGAATTTACGGAAACACAATCACAGATTGCAAAGATA GTGCAGCAGATAGTGCATGGTCAGTCTATGATGTCTTCTGATCCACAAGTAGATGAGCGTGATTTGACTGTCAAGAAAC GGGAGCTTAAGTCTCATCTACAGGAGCTTCAGAATGAGAAG ATTATCAGGCTACAGAAAGTTGACAGCCACATTAGTATGATTCATGAGTTGTCAGTGCTGATGCCCTTTGATTTCTTGAAGACAGTTAGTGGCATTCATTCGAGCTTGATTGACTCTGCAAATGGTCAATCAAGGAGCATCAGCAATGATACTCTTGCTAAATTGACAGGTGTGGTCAATTCACTGCAGCAAGAGAAGCAAAAACGGTTACAAAAG CTTCAATGTCTTGGGAGCACTTTGATAGAACTATGGGATCTCCTTGACACACCACCTGATGAGCGAAAGAGATTTGAGCATGTTACTTCCTTAATTTCTTCGTCAGTTGATGAGGTTCTGAGACAAGGATCCCTTGGTCTAGATATCATTGAGCAG GTTGAGCTTCAAGTTCAAAGTTTGAATGTGCTGAAGGCTAGTAAAATGAAAGAGTTGGTATTGAAGAGGCAAAATGAACTTGAGGAGATCTATAGAGGAGTTCATGTTGACGTAAACAGTGATGCAGCACGGCAGATTCTTATCAACCTCATAGAATCTG ATAATGTTGATCTGTCCAATCTACTTTCAAGCATGGATGATCAGATTGCAAAAGCCAAACAGGAAGCTTTAAGCCGGAAGGATATTTTGGACAAGGTAGATAAATGGAAACATGCATCTGAGGAGGAAAAATGGCTTGATGACTATGAAAAG GATGAGAACCGGTATAGTGCAGGAAGAGGAGTGCACAAAAATCTGAAACGTGCAGAGAAAGCTCGCATTCTAGTCAGCAAATTGCCAT CTATTGTTGAACATTTGACTGCAAAAGTAAAAGCTTGGGAGCTTGAGAAAGGAATCCCTTTTCTGTATGACAAG GCTTCACTCTTAGATATGTTGGAGGAGTATACCATGTTACGTCAGGCAAGAGAGGATGAAAAGCGTAGATCTCGG GAGCAAAAACGGCTGCAAGAACAATTTGCAGCAGAACAAGAGGCACTCTTTGGCTCAAGACCAAAAAAGCCGTTGGCTCAGACCAATGCCACGGTTGGAACACCAACCTCTCGCCGTGTTTCTACTCCATCAGGTAAGCATGGTGTTTCAAACTTAAAGGAACGTAGAGAAACTGGTAGGGTTAACAATGTAATACCATTAAATTTCGTTGCCCTCCCTAAGGATGATCCCATGTCTCGGGGCAATTAG